The following proteins are co-located in the Lagenorhynchus albirostris chromosome 2, mLagAlb1.1, whole genome shotgun sequence genome:
- the S100A14 gene encoding protein S100-A14 produces MGQCGSANVQGAQEFSDVERAIETLIKNFHQYSVEGGKETLTPSELRDLVTQQLPHLMPNNCGLEEKIANLGSCKDSKLEFGTFWELIGEAAKSVKLESPVRGS; encoded by the exons ATGGGACAGTGTGGGTCAGCCAACGTGCAG GGTGCCCAGGAATTCAGTGACGTGGAGAGGGCCATCGAGACCCTGATCAAGAACTTCCACCAGTATTcggtggagggtgggaaggagacgctgACCCCCTCCGAGCTACGGGACCTGGTCACCCAGCAGCTGCCCCACCTCATGCCG AACAACTGTGGGCTGGAAGAGAAAATTGCCAACTTGGGCAGCTGTAAAGACTCTAAACTGGAGTTCGGGACTTTCTGGGAGCTGATTGGAGAAGCAGCCAAGAGTGTGAAGCTGGAGAGCCCTGTCCGGGGGAGTTGA
- the S100A16 gene encoding protein S100-A16 isoform X1 — protein sequence MADSYTELEKAVVVLVENFYKYVSKHSLAKDKISKSSFRKMLQKELNHMLTDTGNRRAADKLIQNLDANHDGRISFDEYWILIGGITSPIANLIRQQEQQSSS from the exons ATGGCGGACTCCTACACGGAGCTGGAGAAGGCGGTGGTCGTCCTGGTGGAAAACTTCTACAAATACGTGTCCAAGCACAGCCTGGCCAAGGACAAGATCAGCAAAAGCAGCTTCCGGAAGATGCTTCAGAAGGAGCTCAACCATATGCTGACG GACACCGGGAACCGAAGGGCTGCTGATAAGCTCATCCAGAACCTGGACGCCAACCACGACGGGCGCATCAGCTTCGACGAGTACTGGATCTTGATAGGCGGCATCACTAGTCCCATCGCCAACCTTATCCGCCAGCAGGAGCAGCAGAGCAGCAGCTAG
- the S100A13 gene encoding protein S100-A13: MAAEPLTELEAAIETVVTTFFTFAGQEGRKGSLSINEFKELVTQQLPHLLKDVGSLEEKMKSLDVNQDSELKFNEYWRLIGELAKEIRKEKALQIRKK; the protein is encoded by the exons ATGGCAGCCGAACCACTGACTGAGCTGGAGGCGGCCATTGAGACTGTGGTCACCACCTTCTTCACCTTTGCAGGGCAGGAGGGCCGGAAGGGCAGCCTCAGCATCAATGAGTTTAAGGAACTGGTCACTCAGCAGTTGCCTCACCTGCTCAAG GATGTGGGCTCCTTAGAGGAGAAGATGAAGAGCTTGGATGTGAATCAGGACTCAGAGCTCAAGTTCAACGAGTACTGGAGACTGATTGGGGAGCTGGCCAAGGAGATCAGGAAGGAGAAGGCCCTGCAGATCCGGAAGAAGTAA
- the S100A16 gene encoding protein S100-A16 isoform X2: MADSYTELEKAVVVLVENFYKYVSKHSLAKDKISKSSFRKMLQKELNHMLTFLARTPGTEGLLISSSRTWTPTTTGASASTSTGS; encoded by the exons ATGGCGGACTCCTACACGGAGCTGGAGAAGGCGGTGGTCGTCCTGGTGGAAAACTTCTACAAATACGTGTCCAAGCACAGCCTGGCCAAGGACAAGATCAGCAAAAGCAGCTTCCGGAAGATGCTTCAGAAGGAGCTCAACCATATGCTGACG TTCCTCGCCAGGACACCGGGAACCGAAGGGCTGCTGATAAGCTCATCCAGAACCTGGACGCCAACCACGACGGGCGCATCAGCTTCGACGAGTACTGGATCTTGA